The Arachis duranensis cultivar V14167 chromosome 2, aradu.V14167.gnm2.J7QH, whole genome shotgun sequence genome has a window encoding:
- the LOC107473532 gene encoding uncharacterized protein LOC107473532: MEQASDSNAENIMELPQPQPKKTELNARLDRLLKLQPEPHHPPQPRIQEIPRFLLYKNPSLKKYRSPQMISFGPIHYHEFLSSLGQQLKTTWARWYVDILRTKNQEQYENANDRIVSLYETITRKIPELKNLFSNDIIQQYNNNDGQLADMLFVDGCALLFFMDAVDERHPEKVGLGKLDQLTYIWRDAILLENQLPIQLLELLSYDKKSQLYNSFYNFLFMGLPRRNREDSIFTWSDESKPAHLLDYIRLFYTSSPPEVRPSLLDPCIGFCTRLFKKEKTLPLTERDTWHRYKNIRDLRNVGIQVKANTSEWKWSNISFTSNLFSGQLMLPGIVVDDVTPSLYYNMIAYEMLPDSQNSFQCCSYFFLMDSLIDDAEDVKELRLAGVFQNFLGSDEEVAKLFNQLGGLLPAKMFNCTTRTGALAYNDKYIKIKQQIDKHYRNRWKTWRAQLHTTYFNNPWSIIAFLAAVLALVLTSLQTWYTIHPK; encoded by the coding sequence ATGGAGCAGGCATCGGATTCGAACGCAGAGAATATAATGGAACTGCCTCAGCCTCAGCCTAAGAAGACGGAATTGAATGCCCGGCTTGATAGGTTGCTTAAGTTACAGCCAGAGCCACATCATCCTCCACAACCCAGGATTCAAGAAATTCCTCGTTTTCTGCTTTATAAAAATCCCAGCTTGAAGAAGTACCGTTCACCACAGATGATATCGTTTGGTCCTATTCATTATCATGAGTTTCTTTCCAGTCTAGGACAACAACTCAAAACTACTTGGGCACGCTGGTATGTTGACATATTAAGGACAAAAAATCAAGAACAATATGAAAATGCAAATGATCGAATAGTGTCTCTGTACGAAACTATAACAAGAAAGATTCCGGAATTGAAGAATTTGTTTAGTAACGACATTATTcaacaatataataataatgatgggCAACTGGCTGACATGTTGTTTGTGGATGGATGtgctttgttgtttttcatggaTGCTGTTGATGAACGACATCCAGAAAAGGTGGGCCTAGGGAAGCTTGACCAGTTGACGTATATATGGAGAGATGCCATTTTGTTGGAAAATCAACTTCCAATTCAGTTACTGGAGCTTCTAAGCTATGACAAAAAGAGTCAGTTGTACAACTCATTTTACAATTTTCTATTCATGGGATTACCAAGGAGAAATCGAGAAGATTCAATATTCACTTGGTCAGATGAAAGTAAACCAGCTCATCTTCTGGACTATATTCGCTTGTTTTACACGTCATCACCACCTGAGGTAAGGCCTTCTCTGCTTGATCCCTGTATTGGCTTCTGTACTAGACTAttcaaaaaagagaaaactcTACCTCTTACTGAAAGAGATACTTGGCATCGATATAAGAACATACGGGATCTTAGAAATGTAGGAATTCAGGTGAAAGCAAACACTTCTGAATGGAAATGGAGTAACATATCTTTTACCTCCAACTTGTTTAGCGGACAACTGATGCTTCCAGGGATTGTAGTTGATGATGTCACACCTTCTCTGTATTACAACATGATTGCATATGAGATGCTTCCTGATTCTCAGAACAGCTTCCAGTGCTGCTCCTACTTCTTTCTAATGGATTCCCTGATTGATGATGCCGAGGATGTGAAGGAGCTCAGATTAGCTGGTGTCTTTCAGAATTTTCTCGGAAGTGATGAAGAAGTGGCCAAACTCTTCAATCAATTAGGGGGTTTATTGCCCGCTAAAATGTTCAATTGCACCACAAGAACAGGTGCACTGGCCTATAacgataaatatattaaaatcaagCAACAGATTGATAAGCATTATAGAAATAGATGGAAGACATGGCGGGCTCAATTACACACCACTTACTTCAATAACCCGTGGTCTATCATTGCGTTTCTTGCCGCTGTGTTAGCATTGGTTCTCACTTCTCTCCAGACATGGTATACTATACATCCCAAATAA